The following are from one region of the Equus przewalskii isolate Varuska chromosome 21, EquPr2, whole genome shotgun sequence genome:
- the ADNP gene encoding activity-dependent neuroprotector homeobox protein isoform X2, with product MDYRTKPFCCSACPFSSKFFSAYKSHFRNVHSEDFENRILLNCPYCTFNADKKTLETHIKIFHAPNASAPSSSLSTFKEKSKNDGLKPKQADSVEQAVYYCKKCTYRDPLYEIVRKHIYREHFQHVAAPYIAKAGEKSLNGAVPLGSNAREESSIHCKRCLFMPKSYEALVQHVIEDHERIGYQVTAMIGHTNVVVPRSKPLMLIAPKPQEKKGMGLQSRIGSLASGNVRSLPSQQMVNRLSIPKPNLNSTGVNMMSSVHLQQNNYGVKSVGQGYGVGQSMRLGLSGNAPVSIPQQSQSVKQLLPSGNGRSYGLGSEQRSQAPARYSLQSSNASSLSSGQLKSPSLSQSQASRVLGQSSSKPTAAATGPPPANTSSTQKWKICTICNELFPENVYSVHFEKEHKAEKVPAVANYIMKIHNFTSKCLYCNRYLPTDTLLNHMLIHGLSCPYCRSTFNDVEKMAAHMRMVHIDEEMGPKTDSTLSFDLTLQQGSHTNIHLLVTTYNLRDAPAESVAYHAQNNPPVPPKPQPKVQEKADIPVKSSPQAAVPYKKDVGKTLCPLCFSILKGPISDALAHHLRERHQVIQTVHPVEKKLTYKCIHCLGVYTSNMTASTITLHLVHCRGVGKTQNGQDKTNAPSRLNQSPGLAPVKRTYEQMEFPLLKKRKLDDDSDSPSFFEEKPEEPVVLALDPKGHEDDSYEARKSFLTKYFNKQPYPTRREIEKLAASLWLWKSDIASHFSNKRKKCVRDCEKYKPGVLLGFNMKELNKVKHEMDFDAEWLFENHDEKDSRVNASKTADKKLTLGKEDDSSSDSFEHLEEESNGSGSPFDPVFEVEPKIPNDNREEHIPKVISEDALESEEKLDQKEEDGSKYATVHLTEEPTKLMHDASDSEVDQDDVVEWKDGASPSESGPGSQQASDFEDNTCEMKPGTWSDESSQSEDARSSKPAAKKKATMQGDREQLKWKNSSYGKVEGFWSKDQSQWKNASENDERLSNPQIEWQNSTIDSEDGEQFDNMTDGVAEPMHGSLTGVKLSSQQA from the exons ATG gACTATCGGACAAAACCTTTTTGCTGCAGTGCTTGtccattttcttcaaaattcttctCTGCCTACAAAAGTCATTTCCGGAATGTCCATAGTGAAGACTTTGAAAATAGGATTCTCCTTAATTGCCCCTACTGTACCTTCAATGCAGATAAAAAGACTTTGGAaacacacattaaaatatttcatgctCCAAACGCCAGCGCACCAAGTAGCAGCCTCAGCActttcaaagagaaaagcaaaaatgatgGCCTTAAACCTAAGCAGGCTGACAGTGTAGAGCAAGCTGTTTATTACTGTAAGAAGTGCACTTACCGAGACCCTCTTTATGAAATAGTTAGAAAGCACATCTACAGGGAACATTTTCAGCACGTGGCAGCACCTTACATAGCAAAGGCAGGTGAAAAATCACTCAACGGTGCAGTCCCCTTAGGCTCAAATGCCCGGGAAGAGAGTAGTATTCACTGCAAGCGATGCCTTTTCATGCCAAAGTCCTACGAAGCTTTGGTACAACATGTCATCGAAGACCACGAACGCATAGGTTATCAGGTCACTGCCATGATTGGGCACACAAACGTGGTGGTTCCCCGATCCAAACCCTTGATGTTAATTGCTCCCAAACCTCAAGAGAAGAAGGGCATGGGACTCCAATCAAGAATTGGTTCCCTTGCTTCTGGAAACGTCCGGTCTTTGCCATCACAGCAGATGGTGAATCGACTCTCAATACCAAAGCCTAACTTAAATTCTACAGGAGTCAACATGATGTCCAGTGTTCACCTACAGCAGAACAACTATGGAGTCAAATCTGTAGGCCAGGGCTATGGCGTTGGTCAGTCAATGAGACTGGGTCTCAGTGGCAATGCACCAGTTTCCATCCCTCAGCAGTCTCAGTCTGTGAAGCAGTTACTTCCAAGTGGAAACGGAAGATCTTACGGGCTTGGGTCAGAGCAGAGGTCCCAGGCGCCAGCAAGGTACTCCCTGCAGTCTTCTAATGCCTCTTCTCTTTCATCAGGCCAGTTGaagtctccctccctctcccagtcACAGGCATCCAGAGTATTAGGTCAGTCCAGTTCCAAACCTACTGCGGCTGCCACGGGCCCTCCCCCAGCCAATACTTCCTCAACTCAGAAGTGGAAAATATGTACAATCTGTAATGAGCTTTTTCCTGAAAATGTCTATAGTGTGCACTTCGAAAAAGAACATAAAGCTGAGAAAGTCCCAGCAGTAGCCAACTACATTATGAAAATACACAATTTTACTAGCAAATGCCTCTACTGTAATCGCTATTTGCCCACAGATACCCTGCTCAACCATATGTTAATTCATGGTCTGTCTTGTCCATATTGTCGGTCAACTTTCAATGATGTGGAAAAGATGGCGGCACACATGCGGATGGTTCACATTGATGAAGAGATGGGACCTAAAACAGATTCTACTTTGAGTTTTGATTTGACATTGCAGCAGGGTAGTCACACTAACATCCATCTCCTTGTAACCACATATAACCTGAGGGATGCCCCAGCTGAATCTGTTGCTTACCATGCTCAAAATAACCCTCCAGTCCCTCCAAAGCCACAGCCAAAAGTTCAGGAAAAGGCAGATATCCCTGTTAAAAGTTCACCTCAGGCTGCAGTGCCCTATAAAAAAGATGTTGGGAAAACCCTTTGCCCTCTTTGCTTTTCAATCCTAAAAGGACCCATATCTGATGCACTTGCACATCACTTACGAGAGCGGCACCAAGTGATTCAGACGGTTCACCCAGTGGAGAAAAAGCTCACCTACAAATGTATCCATTGCCTTGGTGTGTATACCAGCAACATGACCGCCTCGACTATCACTCTACATCTAGTTCACTGCAGGGGTGTTGGAAAGACCCAGAATGGCCAGGATAAGACAAATGCACCCTCTCGGCTTAATCAGTCACCGGGCCTGGCACCTGTGAAGCGCACTTATGAGCAAATGGAATTTCCCTTGCTGAAAAAGCGAAAGTTAGATGATGATAGTGATTCACCCAGCTTTTTTGAAGAGAAGCCTGAGGAGCCTGTTGTTTTAGCTTTAGACCCCAAGGGTCATGAAGATGATTCCTATGAAGCCAGGAAAAGCTTCCTAACAAAGTATTTCAACAAACAGCCCTATCCCACCAGAAGAGAAATTGAGAAGCTGGCGGCCAGTTTATGGTTATGGAAAAGTGACATCGCTTCCCATTTTAGTAACAAGAGGAAGAAGTGTGTCCGAGACTGTGAAAAGTACAAGCCTGGTGTGTTACTGGGCTTCAACATGAAAGAGTTAAACAAAGTTAAGCATGAGATGGATTTCGATGCTGAGTGGCTATTTGAAAATCACGATGAGAAAGATTCTAGAGTCAATGCTAGTAAAACTGCTGACAAAAAGCTCACCCTTGGGAAGGAAGATGACAGTTCCTCAGACAGTTTTGAACACTTGGAAGAAGAATCCAATGGAAGTGGTAGCCCTTTTGACCCTGTTTTCGAAGTTGAGCCTAAAATCCCCAATGATAACCGAGAGGAACACATACCGAAGGTAATTTCTGAGGATGCTTTAGAATCTGAGGAGAAGCTagaccaaaaagaggaagatggttCAAAGTATGCAACTGTTCATTTGACTGAGGAACCAACCAAACTAATGCATGATGCTTCTGATAGTGAGGTTGACCAAGACGATGTTGTTGAGTGGAAAGATGGGGCTTCTCCCTCTGAGAGTGGCCCTGGTTCCCAACAAGCGTCAGACTTTGAGGACAACACATGTGAAATGAAACCAGGAACCTGGTCTGATGAGTCTTCCCAGAGTGAAGATGCTAGGAGCAGTAAGCCAGCTGCCAAAAAAAAGGCTACCATGCAAGGTGACAGAGAGCAGTTGAAATGGAAGAATAGTTCCTATGGAAAAGTTGAAGGGTTTTGGTCCAAGGACCAGTCACAGTGGAAGAATGCATCTGAAAATGATGAGCGCTTATCCAACCCACAGATAGAGTGGCAGAATAGCACAATTGACAGTGAAGATGGGGAGCAGTTTGACAACATGACTGATGGAGTAGCTGAGCCGATGCATGGCAGCTTAACCGGAGTTAAACTGAGCAGCCAACAGGCGTAA
- the ADNP gene encoding activity-dependent neuroprotector homeobox protein isoform X1, which yields MFQLPVNNLGSLRKARKTVKKILSDIGLEYCKEHIEDFKQFEPNDFYLKNTTWEDVGLWDPSLTKNQDYRTKPFCCSACPFSSKFFSAYKSHFRNVHSEDFENRILLNCPYCTFNADKKTLETHIKIFHAPNASAPSSSLSTFKEKSKNDGLKPKQADSVEQAVYYCKKCTYRDPLYEIVRKHIYREHFQHVAAPYIAKAGEKSLNGAVPLGSNAREESSIHCKRCLFMPKSYEALVQHVIEDHERIGYQVTAMIGHTNVVVPRSKPLMLIAPKPQEKKGMGLQSRIGSLASGNVRSLPSQQMVNRLSIPKPNLNSTGVNMMSSVHLQQNNYGVKSVGQGYGVGQSMRLGLSGNAPVSIPQQSQSVKQLLPSGNGRSYGLGSEQRSQAPARYSLQSSNASSLSSGQLKSPSLSQSQASRVLGQSSSKPTAAATGPPPANTSSTQKWKICTICNELFPENVYSVHFEKEHKAEKVPAVANYIMKIHNFTSKCLYCNRYLPTDTLLNHMLIHGLSCPYCRSTFNDVEKMAAHMRMVHIDEEMGPKTDSTLSFDLTLQQGSHTNIHLLVTTYNLRDAPAESVAYHAQNNPPVPPKPQPKVQEKADIPVKSSPQAAVPYKKDVGKTLCPLCFSILKGPISDALAHHLRERHQVIQTVHPVEKKLTYKCIHCLGVYTSNMTASTITLHLVHCRGVGKTQNGQDKTNAPSRLNQSPGLAPVKRTYEQMEFPLLKKRKLDDDSDSPSFFEEKPEEPVVLALDPKGHEDDSYEARKSFLTKYFNKQPYPTRREIEKLAASLWLWKSDIASHFSNKRKKCVRDCEKYKPGVLLGFNMKELNKVKHEMDFDAEWLFENHDEKDSRVNASKTADKKLTLGKEDDSSSDSFEHLEEESNGSGSPFDPVFEVEPKIPNDNREEHIPKVISEDALESEEKLDQKEEDGSKYATVHLTEEPTKLMHDASDSEVDQDDVVEWKDGASPSESGPGSQQASDFEDNTCEMKPGTWSDESSQSEDARSSKPAAKKKATMQGDREQLKWKNSSYGKVEGFWSKDQSQWKNASENDERLSNPQIEWQNSTIDSEDGEQFDNMTDGVAEPMHGSLTGVKLSSQQA from the exons ATGTTCCAACTTCCTGTCAACAATCTTGGCAGTTTAAGAAAAGCCCGgaaaactgtgaaaaaaatacTTAGTGACATTGGGTTGGAATACTGTAAAGAACACATAGAA GATTTTAAACAGTTTGAACCTaatgacttttatttgaaaaacactaCATGGGAGGATGTAGGACTGTGGGACCCTTCACTTACAAAAAACCAG gACTATCGGACAAAACCTTTTTGCTGCAGTGCTTGtccattttcttcaaaattcttctCTGCCTACAAAAGTCATTTCCGGAATGTCCATAGTGAAGACTTTGAAAATAGGATTCTCCTTAATTGCCCCTACTGTACCTTCAATGCAGATAAAAAGACTTTGGAaacacacattaaaatatttcatgctCCAAACGCCAGCGCACCAAGTAGCAGCCTCAGCActttcaaagagaaaagcaaaaatgatgGCCTTAAACCTAAGCAGGCTGACAGTGTAGAGCAAGCTGTTTATTACTGTAAGAAGTGCACTTACCGAGACCCTCTTTATGAAATAGTTAGAAAGCACATCTACAGGGAACATTTTCAGCACGTGGCAGCACCTTACATAGCAAAGGCAGGTGAAAAATCACTCAACGGTGCAGTCCCCTTAGGCTCAAATGCCCGGGAAGAGAGTAGTATTCACTGCAAGCGATGCCTTTTCATGCCAAAGTCCTACGAAGCTTTGGTACAACATGTCATCGAAGACCACGAACGCATAGGTTATCAGGTCACTGCCATGATTGGGCACACAAACGTGGTGGTTCCCCGATCCAAACCCTTGATGTTAATTGCTCCCAAACCTCAAGAGAAGAAGGGCATGGGACTCCAATCAAGAATTGGTTCCCTTGCTTCTGGAAACGTCCGGTCTTTGCCATCACAGCAGATGGTGAATCGACTCTCAATACCAAAGCCTAACTTAAATTCTACAGGAGTCAACATGATGTCCAGTGTTCACCTACAGCAGAACAACTATGGAGTCAAATCTGTAGGCCAGGGCTATGGCGTTGGTCAGTCAATGAGACTGGGTCTCAGTGGCAATGCACCAGTTTCCATCCCTCAGCAGTCTCAGTCTGTGAAGCAGTTACTTCCAAGTGGAAACGGAAGATCTTACGGGCTTGGGTCAGAGCAGAGGTCCCAGGCGCCAGCAAGGTACTCCCTGCAGTCTTCTAATGCCTCTTCTCTTTCATCAGGCCAGTTGaagtctccctccctctcccagtcACAGGCATCCAGAGTATTAGGTCAGTCCAGTTCCAAACCTACTGCGGCTGCCACGGGCCCTCCCCCAGCCAATACTTCCTCAACTCAGAAGTGGAAAATATGTACAATCTGTAATGAGCTTTTTCCTGAAAATGTCTATAGTGTGCACTTCGAAAAAGAACATAAAGCTGAGAAAGTCCCAGCAGTAGCCAACTACATTATGAAAATACACAATTTTACTAGCAAATGCCTCTACTGTAATCGCTATTTGCCCACAGATACCCTGCTCAACCATATGTTAATTCATGGTCTGTCTTGTCCATATTGTCGGTCAACTTTCAATGATGTGGAAAAGATGGCGGCACACATGCGGATGGTTCACATTGATGAAGAGATGGGACCTAAAACAGATTCTACTTTGAGTTTTGATTTGACATTGCAGCAGGGTAGTCACACTAACATCCATCTCCTTGTAACCACATATAACCTGAGGGATGCCCCAGCTGAATCTGTTGCTTACCATGCTCAAAATAACCCTCCAGTCCCTCCAAAGCCACAGCCAAAAGTTCAGGAAAAGGCAGATATCCCTGTTAAAAGTTCACCTCAGGCTGCAGTGCCCTATAAAAAAGATGTTGGGAAAACCCTTTGCCCTCTTTGCTTTTCAATCCTAAAAGGACCCATATCTGATGCACTTGCACATCACTTACGAGAGCGGCACCAAGTGATTCAGACGGTTCACCCAGTGGAGAAAAAGCTCACCTACAAATGTATCCATTGCCTTGGTGTGTATACCAGCAACATGACCGCCTCGACTATCACTCTACATCTAGTTCACTGCAGGGGTGTTGGAAAGACCCAGAATGGCCAGGATAAGACAAATGCACCCTCTCGGCTTAATCAGTCACCGGGCCTGGCACCTGTGAAGCGCACTTATGAGCAAATGGAATTTCCCTTGCTGAAAAAGCGAAAGTTAGATGATGATAGTGATTCACCCAGCTTTTTTGAAGAGAAGCCTGAGGAGCCTGTTGTTTTAGCTTTAGACCCCAAGGGTCATGAAGATGATTCCTATGAAGCCAGGAAAAGCTTCCTAACAAAGTATTTCAACAAACAGCCCTATCCCACCAGAAGAGAAATTGAGAAGCTGGCGGCCAGTTTATGGTTATGGAAAAGTGACATCGCTTCCCATTTTAGTAACAAGAGGAAGAAGTGTGTCCGAGACTGTGAAAAGTACAAGCCTGGTGTGTTACTGGGCTTCAACATGAAAGAGTTAAACAAAGTTAAGCATGAGATGGATTTCGATGCTGAGTGGCTATTTGAAAATCACGATGAGAAAGATTCTAGAGTCAATGCTAGTAAAACTGCTGACAAAAAGCTCACCCTTGGGAAGGAAGATGACAGTTCCTCAGACAGTTTTGAACACTTGGAAGAAGAATCCAATGGAAGTGGTAGCCCTTTTGACCCTGTTTTCGAAGTTGAGCCTAAAATCCCCAATGATAACCGAGAGGAACACATACCGAAGGTAATTTCTGAGGATGCTTTAGAATCTGAGGAGAAGCTagaccaaaaagaggaagatggttCAAAGTATGCAACTGTTCATTTGACTGAGGAACCAACCAAACTAATGCATGATGCTTCTGATAGTGAGGTTGACCAAGACGATGTTGTTGAGTGGAAAGATGGGGCTTCTCCCTCTGAGAGTGGCCCTGGTTCCCAACAAGCGTCAGACTTTGAGGACAACACATGTGAAATGAAACCAGGAACCTGGTCTGATGAGTCTTCCCAGAGTGAAGATGCTAGGAGCAGTAAGCCAGCTGCCAAAAAAAAGGCTACCATGCAAGGTGACAGAGAGCAGTTGAAATGGAAGAATAGTTCCTATGGAAAAGTTGAAGGGTTTTGGTCCAAGGACCAGTCACAGTGGAAGAATGCATCTGAAAATGATGAGCGCTTATCCAACCCACAGATAGAGTGGCAGAATAGCACAATTGACAGTGAAGATGGGGAGCAGTTTGACAACATGACTGATGGAGTAGCTGAGCCGATGCATGGCAGCTTAACCGGAGTTAAACTGAGCAGCCAACAGGCGTAA